The window TGCTCTGCCAATTGTTCTTGAGACATTTCTTGAAAGTACACGCCTTTGACTATGTCTCGTTGTGCTGGCGGCAACTTATTGATGTATTTTTGAATTTGCGCCGTTTGCAAGTGATCTTGAAAACCGTCGTCGTCAGCCTGCGAGTCTTGAATTATCGGCCAGATGTCTTCACTGATATGTTCTTCTTTATTACTCTTCATTTTACGCAATGCGTCGAACGACGCGTTACGCATCACGGTATAGATCCACGTTGTGGCTGCGCCTTTATCATGATGATAGAGGTGGGCTTTACGCCACACTGACGTCATCGTGTCTTGTACAAGCTCCATCGCTTGGGCGTCATTACCAAATTGTTTCACACCAAAGCGCCTGATTTTTGGCGCAAAGTACTCAAACAAGAAGGCAAAAGCTTTGCGATCTCGTTTTTCTGCAACCTTAACTAAAGCGTCCGATAACGCTTGAGAGGGAGTTTCTTGCACTGCTTTGCGAGTTCCTGACTGAACGTTGCAATCAATAGATTGCTGTTGGCCTA is drawn from Pseudoalteromonas sp. NC201 and contains these coding sequences:
- a CDS encoding sigma-70 family RNA polymerase sigma factor produces the protein MLGQQQSIDCNVQSGTRKAVQETPSQALSDALVKVAEKRDRKAFAFLFEYFAPKIRRFGVKQFGNDAQAMELVQDTMTSVWRKAHLYHHDKGAATTWIYTVMRNASFDALRKMKSNKEEHISEDIWPIIQDSQADDDGFQDHLQTAQIQKYINKLPPAQRDIVKGVYFQEMSQEQLAEHLNIPVGTVKSRLRLALQKLRAEMGDQA